A DNA window from Rhizobium sp. NXC14 contains the following coding sequences:
- a CDS encoding glycosyltransferase family 2 protein — protein MQTTVEPIRGTNDPVQSLELSLVVPVFNEEESVGPLVERIVAAMAEYPHRWELILVDDGSTDATLVNARKFVGRKGLALRIVELQRNFGQTAAMQAGIDTARGRLIATMDGDLQNDPKDIPAMVSELERRELDLLVGWRKNRKDGLFLRKIPSWCANYLIGRITGVKLHDYGCSLKIYRASIIKQVKLMGEMHRFIPAWVAGVVPSSRIGEMAVTHHAREHGVSKYGISRTFRVILDLLSVMFFMRYKARPGHFFGSLGLGLGAVAILILLYLGFDKFIMGNDIGTRPMLMVGVVLLLSSVQMITTGILAEMIARTYYRDDASPNYIVREIFDDQSQA, from the coding sequence TTGCAGACAACGGTAGAGCCCATTCGCGGCACGAATGATCCGGTACAATCGCTCGAGCTGTCGCTGGTCGTGCCCGTTTTCAACGAAGAGGAAAGCGTCGGCCCGCTGGTCGAGCGCATCGTTGCGGCGATGGCCGAGTATCCTCATCGCTGGGAACTGATCCTCGTCGACGACGGCAGCACGGATGCGACGCTCGTCAACGCCCGAAAATTCGTCGGCCGCAAGGGCCTGGCGCTCCGGATCGTCGAGCTGCAGCGTAATTTCGGCCAGACTGCCGCCATGCAGGCTGGCATCGATACCGCCCGGGGGCGGCTAATCGCGACGATGGACGGCGATCTGCAGAACGACCCGAAGGACATCCCTGCGATGGTCTCGGAGCTCGAGCGGCGCGAACTCGACCTGCTGGTCGGCTGGCGCAAGAACCGCAAGGACGGCCTGTTCCTGCGCAAGATCCCCTCCTGGTGCGCCAACTACCTGATCGGCCGCATCACCGGCGTCAAGCTGCACGACTACGGCTGCAGCCTGAAGATCTACCGGGCCTCGATCATCAAGCAGGTGAAGCTGATGGGCGAGATGCACCGCTTCATCCCAGCCTGGGTCGCCGGCGTCGTCCCGAGTTCGCGCATCGGCGAGATGGCCGTCACCCACCATGCCCGCGAGCACGGTGTTTCGAAATACGGCATCTCGCGCACCTTCCGCGTTATCCTCGATCTGCTGTCGGTGATGTTCTTCATGCGCTACAAGGCGCGGCCCGGCCATTTCTTCGGCTCGCTCGGTCTCGGTCTCGGCGCGGTTGCCATCTTGATCCTGCTCTATCTCGGGTTCGACAAGTTCATCATGGGCAACGATATCGGCACACGTCCGATGCTGATGGTCGGCGTCGTGCTCCTGCTTTCGTCGGTACAGATGATCACCACCGGCATCCTGGCGGAAATGATCGCGCGCACCTACTATCGTGACGATGCCTCCCCGAACTACATCGTCCGGGAGATCTTCGACGATCAAAGCCAAGCATAA
- a CDS encoding glycosyltransferase family 39 protein: MLERITRNITSASIFLAVYFLLNIVLRIALPHTLDLDEAEQSFYSQYLLAGYGPQPPFYNWIQYAIVSVTGITMWALSVPKNIILFGCYLFYGLAAREVLKNRLLAPVAMLSLITLPQVGLMAQRELTHTVALLFATSLFLFGFFRTLRQPTIGSYLVIGIATGIGLISKYNFAILPFAAFVAVLVDRKWRSRLLDWRLLPAFAIAILIILPHALWLPDNLISASAPTMERMTAEHEAAAGLPRIGQGLLSLVIAVLGFVALPIVLFAAAFRRDFFRALSASSPMIRVIERMMIVSLLAFVGVVIVAGASDIHERWLDPCLLVMLIYLFLKLETAGVDLSAGLARFRPVVPVFMVVILAILLLRIVGMQYTGVYTRTNVPFANFVDELTATRKPVLIVAGTKFVAGNMKLEFPDVPVVIPFFPGPGVPEYAAAKGPVLVVWRGETANDPTISPDFADDLVRSGIHLQEVKTLTLPYLFGDGKHTFSIGYSWVEGGAK, from the coding sequence ATGTTGGAGCGCATTACCAGAAACATCACGAGCGCGAGCATTTTTCTGGCAGTCTATTTCCTGCTGAACATCGTGCTCCGCATCGCATTGCCCCATACGCTTGATCTCGACGAGGCGGAACAATCGTTCTACTCGCAATATCTTCTGGCCGGCTACGGTCCGCAGCCTCCCTTCTACAACTGGATCCAATACGCCATCGTCTCGGTCACCGGGATTACGATGTGGGCGCTCTCGGTTCCGAAGAACATCATTCTCTTCGGCTGCTATCTTTTCTATGGGCTGGCTGCCCGCGAGGTGCTGAAGAACCGTCTGCTCGCACCCGTCGCTATGCTGAGCCTGATTACCCTGCCACAGGTCGGCCTGATGGCGCAGCGCGAACTGACCCATACCGTTGCCCTGCTGTTTGCGACCTCGCTCTTTCTCTTCGGCTTTTTTCGCACGCTTCGGCAGCCGACAATCGGGAGCTATCTCGTCATCGGCATCGCCACCGGCATCGGCCTCATCTCAAAATACAATTTCGCCATCCTGCCGTTTGCCGCCTTCGTCGCGGTCCTGGTGGACCGAAAGTGGCGCAGCCGTCTGTTGGACTGGCGTCTGCTGCCGGCGTTCGCAATCGCCATTCTGATCATTCTGCCGCATGCGCTATGGCTGCCCGATAATCTCATCAGCGCTTCGGCCCCGACCATGGAGCGGATGACCGCCGAACACGAGGCCGCCGCTGGCCTTCCCCGCATCGGTCAGGGGCTGTTGTCCCTCGTCATCGCCGTCCTCGGCTTCGTCGCACTGCCCATCGTTCTCTTCGCAGCAGCCTTCCGACGGGATTTCTTCCGTGCGCTTTCCGCGTCCAGTCCGATGATACGGGTCATCGAGCGAATGATGATCGTGAGCCTGCTCGCCTTCGTCGGTGTCGTCATCGTCGCCGGCGCGAGTGATATCCACGAGCGCTGGCTCGACCCGTGCCTGCTCGTCATGCTGATCTATCTGTTCCTGAAGCTCGAAACCGCCGGCGTCGATCTTTCCGCCGGCCTTGCACGCTTCCGGCCTGTGGTGCCGGTCTTCATGGTCGTCATCCTGGCGATCCTTCTGCTCAGGATCGTCGGCATGCAATATACCGGCGTTTACACGAGAACGAACGTGCCCTTCGCGAATTTCGTTGACGAGCTGACCGCGACCCGCAAGCCGGTTCTCATCGTGGCGGGAACCAAGTTCGTGGCCGGCAACATGAAGCTGGAATTCCCCGACGTCCCCGTCGTGATCCCATTCTTTCCAGGCCCCGGGGTGCCTGAATATGCGGCTGCGAAGGGTCCTGTGCTCGTCGTCTGGCGCGGAGAAACCGCAAATGACCCCACCATTTCTCCCGACTTTGCCGATGATCTCGTGAGATCGGGTATTCATCTGCAGGAGGTGAAGACGCTGACCCTTCCCTATCTTTTCGGTGACGGCAAACATACGTTCTCAATTGGTTATTCCTGGGTAGAAGGCGGTGCGAAGTAG
- a CDS encoding lysylphosphatidylglycerol synthase domain-containing protein, with product MKSSIVESQQSWFMRNRMTALTVVIVAAYALFVQWFWGWPVIISQWADVGAGPVIGALVALTSTYFLRTWRIYDYFPKETAGRFAILFRVTQIHNLLNIMLPFRTGETSFPLLMRTEFGIPLTRGTSALLVMRLLDLHALLAAAGIGFALAAADAFVAWSLWAVFLLLPVAAFAARKPLFRLAATLLPDKAQKFVVEIENGLPLDAAAFARAWAMTIVNWLVKVIVLAWALGLMGVLPMAASFGGALGGELSSVLPVHAPGGVGTYPAGITAGAIALGASSERMALAALAQASVNAHLLIIVSALTGTAISLPLGRRGKL from the coding sequence ATGAAGAGTTCGATCGTTGAAAGCCAGCAGTCCTGGTTTATGCGCAATCGCATGACGGCGCTGACGGTCGTAATTGTCGCAGCCTATGCGCTCTTCGTACAATGGTTCTGGGGTTGGCCCGTCATCATCAGCCAATGGGCCGATGTCGGGGCAGGCCCGGTGATCGGCGCGCTCGTGGCGTTGACGAGCACCTATTTCCTGCGTACCTGGCGCATCTACGACTATTTTCCCAAGGAGACGGCGGGCCGGTTCGCGATTCTCTTTCGCGTTACGCAGATCCACAATCTCCTGAACATCATGCTGCCCTTCCGCACCGGCGAGACCAGCTTTCCCTTGCTGATGCGCACCGAGTTCGGCATTCCGCTGACCCGCGGAACCTCGGCGCTCCTGGTCATGCGGCTGCTCGACCTGCACGCGCTTCTGGCTGCAGCGGGTATCGGCTTTGCGCTCGCCGCGGCCGATGCATTCGTCGCATGGTCGCTTTGGGCAGTCTTCCTGCTGCTGCCGGTCGCAGCCTTCGCCGCGCGCAAGCCGCTGTTCCGGCTCGCTGCCACGTTGTTGCCTGATAAGGCGCAGAAATTCGTCGTCGAGATCGAAAACGGTCTGCCGCTCGATGCCGCGGCGTTTGCGCGCGCCTGGGCGATGACCATCGTCAACTGGCTGGTGAAGGTGATCGTGCTCGCATGGGCGCTCGGCCTGATGGGCGTGCTGCCGATGGCGGCAAGCTTCGGCGGCGCGCTCGGCGGTGAACTCTCCTCCGTTCTGCCGGTGCACGCGCCGGGCGGCGTCGGCACCTATCCGGCCGGCATCACCGCCGGCGCCATTGCGCTCGGAGCCTCCAGCGAGCGGATGGCTCTGGCCGCGCTGGCGCAGGCAAGCGTCAATGCGCATCTCTTGATCATCGTCTCGGCGCTGACGGGCACCGCAATCTCACTGCCGCTCGGGCGCCGCGGCAAGCTCTGA
- a CDS encoding RNA polymerase sigma factor, with translation MESVIEEIYRTQSRRVLATLIRLLGDFDRAEEALQDAFAAAARTWPTDGVPGNPFAWLVSTGRFKAIDTIRRRARFDASQHHIEDSLYSVDTTEIGDMEAIEDDMLRLIFTCCHPAIPSDAQTAMALREICGLTTEEIAHAFLVPAPTVAQRIVRAKNRIRAANIPYEVPGRDALPQRLDQVLHVIYLVFNEGYSASSGEDVVRADLTAEAVRLARLLLALLPHPDARGLLALMLLQDSRRSARSNEQGSLVLLADQDRSLWDRAKIAEGLALLAEAMRVAEISAYTAQAAIAAEHARAPTAEETDWRRIAFYYDLLLAAQPSPIVELNRAVAISMAEGPAKGLDLVDAILGRQELRSYHLAHSARADFLRRLGRTEEAITAYQTALSLCRQEPEQGFLRKRISELAAAPERQ, from the coding sequence CTGGAGAGCGTGATCGAAGAGATTTATCGAACCCAGTCGCGACGGGTGCTGGCGACGCTGATCCGCCTGCTCGGGGATTTCGACCGAGCGGAGGAAGCGCTTCAGGATGCCTTTGCCGCGGCCGCCCGGACATGGCCGACGGATGGCGTTCCCGGCAACCCGTTCGCCTGGCTCGTCTCGACAGGACGTTTCAAGGCGATCGACACAATCCGGCGGCGAGCGCGCTTCGACGCCTCGCAGCATCACATCGAGGACAGCCTCTACAGCGTCGACACAACGGAGATCGGCGATATGGAAGCGATCGAGGACGACATGCTGCGCCTGATCTTCACCTGCTGCCATCCTGCCATCCCATCCGACGCGCAGACGGCGATGGCGCTCCGCGAAATCTGCGGATTGACCACCGAAGAGATCGCCCATGCCTTTCTCGTTCCGGCGCCGACGGTCGCCCAGCGGATCGTGCGCGCCAAGAACAGGATACGCGCCGCGAATATCCCCTACGAAGTGCCGGGCCGCGACGCACTGCCTCAGCGGCTCGATCAGGTGCTGCACGTCATCTATCTCGTTTTCAACGAAGGTTATTCCGCCTCATCCGGCGAGGATGTTGTCCGCGCCGACCTGACCGCCGAGGCGGTTAGGCTGGCGCGGCTGCTTCTGGCGCTGCTGCCGCATCCTGACGCCCGTGGTCTTCTGGCGCTGATGCTGCTGCAGGATTCCCGCCGCTCGGCACGCAGCAACGAGCAGGGATCGCTGGTGCTGCTTGCCGACCAGGACCGGTCGCTCTGGGACCGTGCAAAAATCGCGGAAGGCCTGGCGCTGCTCGCCGAGGCGATGCGGGTGGCGGAGATCAGCGCCTATACGGCGCAGGCGGCGATCGCTGCAGAGCATGCCAGAGCGCCGACCGCCGAAGAAACCGACTGGCGGCGCATCGCCTTCTACTATGATCTGCTGCTGGCGGCGCAGCCCTCCCCGATCGTGGAACTCAACCGCGCCGTTGCGATATCAATGGCGGAAGGGCCGGCGAAGGGACTGGATCTGGTCGATGCCATTTTAGGGCGTCAGGAGCTCAGGTCCTATCACCTCGCCCATTCGGCGCGCGCCGATTTCCTGCGCAGGCTTGGCCGCACTGAAGAGGCGATCACCGCCTATCAGACGGCACTGTCGCTCTGTCGGCAGGAGCCGGAGCAGGGTTTTTTGCGGAAACGGATTTCAGAGCTTGCCGCGGCGCCCGAGCGGCAGTGA
- a CDS encoding YciI family protein: MRYICLIYNSADTDGRLTPGETDELIKAHFAFDEELRRDGIMIHADALEMPDQATVLRVRNNTLSATDGPYVETKEHLAGFYVIEAPDLMQAKEIAGRIPSARFGAVELRPVRTLPAPY, encoded by the coding sequence ATGCGCTACATCTGCCTGATCTACAACAGCGCCGACACGGATGGCAGGCTGACGCCTGGTGAGACCGATGAACTCATCAAAGCGCATTTCGCCTTCGATGAGGAGCTACGCCGTGACGGCATCATGATCCACGCCGATGCCTTGGAGATGCCTGACCAAGCGACGGTGCTGCGCGTTCGTAACAACACGCTCTCCGCCACCGATGGCCCCTATGTCGAGACGAAGGAACATCTCGCCGGCTTCTACGTCATCGAGGCGCCGGACCTCATGCAGGCGAAAGAGATTGCCGGACGGATCCCTTCGGCGCGTTTCGGCGCGGTCGAGCTCCGGCCCGTGCGGACACTCCCCGCGCCGTACTGA
- a CDS encoding YciI family protein, with protein MKFLCQIWFDTEKSKLVPQSEWDALTQECIISDNRWRESGHLQVALALHEPSTAVTIRLRNGEVSATDGPFAEIKEHLGGFVLVEAENIEEAKTIASSFPILKYSSIEVRPTYAIQDRN; from the coding sequence ATGAAATTTCTATGCCAGATCTGGTTCGACACGGAAAAAAGCAAGCTGGTCCCTCAGAGCGAATGGGATGCGCTCACACAGGAGTGCATCATCAGCGACAATCGCTGGCGCGAGAGCGGTCACCTGCAGGTGGCACTCGCCTTGCATGAACCGTCAACAGCGGTCACGATCCGCCTGCGCAATGGCGAAGTCTCTGCGACCGATGGCCCATTTGCCGAAATCAAGGAGCATCTCGGCGGTTTTGTGCTTGTAGAAGCAGAGAATATCGAGGAGGCGAAGACGATCGCGTCGAGCTTTCCGATCCTCAAATATTCCTCGATCGAAGTGCGCCCGACTTACGCGATCCAGGATAGGAATTAG
- a CDS encoding YciI family protein yields the protein MKYLCQVWFDGAILDTMTQEEKAELDANSLNYDRDLVESGHMIVAQALQPPTSAVTVRVRSGEMSVTDGPFAETKEALGGFILIEAKDLNGAIRVAAGIPLAKLGAIEVRPIHEFGTK from the coding sequence ATGAAATATCTCTGCCAGGTCTGGTTCGATGGCGCGATACTCGACACCATGACGCAGGAGGAGAAGGCCGAACTCGACGCAAATTCCCTGAACTACGACAGGGACCTCGTCGAAAGCGGGCATATGATCGTCGCCCAGGCGCTGCAGCCGCCAACATCGGCGGTGACGGTTCGGGTGCGCAGCGGCGAGATGTCGGTGACTGATGGCCCCTTCGCCGAGACGAAAGAAGCGCTCGGCGGCTTCATTCTGATCGAGGCCAAGGACCTTAACGGCGCGATCCGCGTTGCCGCCGGCATCCCGCTCGCCAAGCTCGGCGCAATCGAAGTGCGGCCAATCCACGAATTCGGAACCAAATGA
- the amn gene encoding AMP nucleosidase: MNKRISPLSPLDISSPPPFQPESFDDPAKAVETLTALYERNTAFLIQSFTDLAQGAPIASRYRAFYPQVSIETTSFGHVDSRLSYGHVTAPGIYTTTVTRPKLFRHYLKEQLSLLIKSHNVPIVVSESSTPIPLHFAFGEGAHVEASASAFVDVPMRDIFDTPDLNTTDDEIANGEYIPPPGEPSPLAPFTAQRIDYSLARLSHYTATHAEHFQNFVLFTNYQFYIDEFCSWARKLMADGGDGYTAFVEPGNIVTLPGSSVPETDATLSRLPQMPAYHLKKKGHAGITMINIGVGPSNAKTITDHVAVLRPHAWLMLGHCAGLRNSQRLGDYVLAHAYMREDHVLDDDLPVWVPIPALAEVQVALEAAVAEITGYEGFELKRIMRTGTVGTIDNRNWELRDQRGPVKRLSQARAIALDMESATIAANGFRFRVPYGTLLCVSDKPLHGELKLPGMATAFYRTQVNQHLQIGIRAVQKLAAMPKEALHSRKLRSFFETAFQ, from the coding sequence ATGAACAAACGAATCTCCCCTCTGTCGCCCCTCGACATTTCCTCTCCGCCCCCTTTCCAGCCCGAGAGCTTCGATGATCCGGCCAAGGCCGTCGAGACGCTGACAGCGCTTTATGAACGCAATACGGCGTTCCTGATCCAGAGCTTCACCGACCTTGCCCAGGGCGCCCCAATCGCCTCGCGCTACCGCGCCTTCTATCCGCAGGTCAGCATAGAGACGACGAGCTTCGGCCATGTCGATTCGCGCCTCTCCTACGGCCATGTCACGGCGCCCGGCATCTACACGACGACGGTCACCCGGCCGAAGCTCTTCAGGCATTACCTGAAGGAGCAGTTGTCGCTGCTGATCAAGAGCCATAATGTTCCGATCGTCGTCTCGGAATCGTCAACGCCGATCCCGCTGCATTTCGCCTTCGGCGAGGGCGCCCATGTCGAAGCATCGGCCTCAGCTTTTGTCGACGTTCCAATGCGCGATATCTTCGACACGCCCGACCTCAACACCACCGACGACGAAATCGCCAACGGCGAATATATCCCGCCGCCAGGAGAGCCCTCGCCGCTTGCGCCGTTCACCGCTCAGCGCATCGACTATTCGCTCGCCCGGCTGTCGCATTATACGGCGACGCATGCCGAGCATTTCCAGAACTTCGTGCTGTTTACGAACTACCAATTTTATATCGATGAATTCTGCAGCTGGGCGCGCAAGCTGATGGCGGACGGCGGCGACGGCTACACCGCCTTCGTCGAGCCCGGCAACATCGTCACCCTGCCCGGCTCAAGTGTGCCGGAAACGGATGCGACACTTTCCCGTCTGCCGCAGATGCCGGCCTATCATCTGAAGAAGAAGGGCCATGCCGGGATCACCATGATCAATATCGGCGTCGGCCCTTCCAACGCCAAGACGATCACCGACCACGTCGCCGTGCTGCGCCCGCATGCCTGGCTGATGCTCGGCCACTGCGCCGGGCTTCGCAATAGCCAGCGGCTCGGCGATTACGTTCTCGCCCATGCCTATATGCGAGAGGACCATGTTCTCGACGACGACCTGCCGGTCTGGGTGCCGATTCCGGCGCTGGCCGAAGTGCAAGTGGCGCTGGAAGCGGCCGTCGCCGAAATCACTGGCTACGAAGGCTTCGAGCTGAAGCGCATCATGCGCACCGGCACAGTCGGTACGATCGACAACCGCAATTGGGAACTGCGCGATCAGCGCGGGCCGGTGAAGCGGCTCTCGCAGGCGCGCGCCATCGCACTCGACATGGAATCGGCAACGATCGCCGCCAATGGCTTCCGCTTCCGCGTGCCCTACGGGACGCTCCTCTGCGTCTCCGACAAGCCGCTGCATGGCGAGTTGAAGCTGCCGGGTATGGCGACCGCCTTCTACCGCACGCAAGTGAACCAGCATTTGCAGATCGGCATCCGTGCCGTCCAGAAGCTGGCCGCCATGCCGAAGGAAGCGCTGCATTCGCGCAAACTGCGCAGCTTCTTCGAGACGGCATTCCAATAG
- a CDS encoding DUF2147 domain-containing protein: MIRSLILAGAIAVIAGTANAEEPIVGNWKTASGETAVIAACGGSYCVTLKTGKYTGRKIGTLAGTGGSYAGEITDPAADKTYSGSGKISGNSLKMQGCVMKILCKTQTWTRL; the protein is encoded by the coding sequence ATGATCCGCAGTCTCATTCTTGCCGGCGCTATCGCCGTGATAGCGGGCACAGCGAATGCCGAGGAACCTATCGTCGGCAATTGGAAGACCGCCTCCGGCGAAACGGCGGTGATTGCCGCCTGCGGCGGGAGTTATTGCGTGACGCTGAAAACCGGTAAATATACCGGCCGCAAGATCGGCACACTTGCCGGGACCGGCGGCAGCTACGCCGGCGAAATCACCGACCCCGCCGCCGACAAGACCTATAGCGGCTCAGGAAAGATTTCCGGCAATTCACTGAAGATGCAGGGCTGCGTGATGAAGATCCTTTGCAAGACGCAGACCTGGACGCGGCTCTGA
- a CDS encoding sel1 repeat family protein, whose amino-acid sequence MARFEMHNAETATMGGDNNSADVFCEMGLMYATGRGCAVDLVAAHKWLNIAAIKGNDRAAELRADVAAAMNKMQLVEALRAAREWMTVH is encoded by the coding sequence ATGGCACGCTTTGAAATGCACAATGCTGAAACGGCCACCATGGGTGGCGACAACAACAGCGCCGATGTCTTCTGCGAAATGGGTCTGATGTATGCGACCGGCCGCGGCTGCGCCGTCGACCTCGTTGCCGCCCACAAGTGGCTGAACATCGCCGCGATCAAGGGCAACGACCGCGCCGCCGAGCTCCGCGCCGACGTGGCCGCCGCCATGAACAAGATGCAGCTCGTGGAAGCACTGCGCGCTGCCCGCGAATGGATGACGGTTCACTAA
- a CDS encoding VOC family protein, with amino-acid sequence MALKRMDNVGIVVENLGEAIDFFRELGLELEGRATVDGEWAGRITGLGDQRVEIAMMRTPDGHSRLELSRFLAPPVVADHRNAPVNALGYLRVMFAVDDIDETLERLRGRGAQLVGEVVQYKDAYRLCYIRGPEGILIGLAEELR; translated from the coding sequence ATGGCGCTCAAGCGAATGGACAATGTCGGAATCGTCGTCGAAAACCTCGGAGAGGCGATTGATTTCTTTCGCGAGCTCGGCCTCGAATTGGAAGGGCGGGCGACGGTCGATGGCGAATGGGCCGGACGTATCACTGGACTGGGAGATCAGCGTGTCGAGATCGCCATGATGCGCACACCGGACGGCCACAGCCGGCTTGAGCTCTCCCGCTTTCTGGCGCCGCCTGTCGTCGCAGATCACCGGAACGCCCCGGTCAACGCCCTCGGCTACCTCCGCGTCATGTTCGCAGTCGATGACATTGACGAGACGCTTGAGAGACTGCGCGGGCGCGGCGCGCAGCTCGTAGGGGAAGTGGTTCAGTATAAGGATGCGTATCGGCTCTGCTATATTCGCGGACCTGAAGGGATTCTGATCGGCCTCGCCGAGGAACTCCGCTGA
- a CDS encoding pyridoxal phosphate-dependent aminotransferase — MSAFSRFTPLISALPSTVPFVGPEAIERERGRAVLARIGANENGFGPAPSVLAAIREETHDIWKYNDPENFALRQALGAHLGVAPANIAIGGGIDELLGHIVRLVIEPGAPVVTSLGAYPTFNFHVAGFSGRLVTVPYVNDREDLDGLLDAVRRENAPLVYFANPDNPMGSWWEADSIVAFARALPETTMMVLDEAYSETGPANSLPSILSLIDLPNIVRTRTFSKAYGLAGSRTGYAISTSGTAQAFDKIRNHFGMNRLATVAALAALKDQAYLAEVVGKIHAARERIGRIARANGLEPLPSATNFVAIDTGREGAHARAIVDGLMEHGVFIRMPGVAPLNRCIRVSVGPEAEMALFEEALPQVLKTLA, encoded by the coding sequence ATGTCCGCCTTCTCGCGCTTTACACCCCTCATCAGCGCCCTGCCCTCCACAGTTCCCTTCGTTGGCCCCGAGGCCATCGAACGCGAGCGCGGTCGCGCCGTCCTGGCGCGAATCGGCGCCAATGAGAACGGCTTTGGCCCGGCCCCTTCCGTGCTTGCCGCGATCCGCGAAGAGACGCACGACATCTGGAAATACAACGACCCGGAGAATTTCGCGCTGCGGCAAGCACTTGGCGCGCATCTCGGTGTGGCGCCCGCCAATATCGCCATCGGCGGCGGCATTGACGAACTGCTCGGTCACATCGTCCGGTTGGTGATCGAGCCGGGGGCGCCCGTCGTTACCTCGCTCGGCGCCTATCCGACCTTCAACTTCCATGTCGCCGGTTTCAGCGGCCGGCTGGTGACCGTCCCTTATGTAAACGACCGCGAGGATCTGGACGGGCTTCTCGATGCCGTCAGGCGCGAGAATGCGCCGCTTGTCTATTTCGCCAACCCTGACAATCCGATGGGAAGCTGGTGGGAAGCCGACAGCATCGTAGCATTCGCCCGCGCGCTGCCCGAGACCACGATGATGGTGCTGGACGAGGCCTACAGCGAAACGGGGCCGGCAAATTCATTGCCGTCGATCCTCTCGCTCATCGATCTGCCGAACATCGTCCGCACCCGCACCTTTTCCAAGGCCTACGGGCTCGCTGGTTCACGCACCGGCTACGCGATCTCGACCTCGGGCACGGCACAGGCCTTCGACAAGATCCGAAATCATTTCGGCATGAACCGGCTGGCGACGGTTGCAGCGCTGGCGGCGCTCAAGGACCAGGCCTATTTGGCCGAGGTGGTCGGGAAGATCCATGCGGCACGCGAGCGGATCGGCCGCATCGCCCGGGCAAATGGTCTTGAGCCGCTGCCCTCGGCGACGAATTTCGTGGCGATCGATACCGGTCGCGAGGGCGCCCATGCGCGGGCGATCGTCGATGGCCTGATGGAGCATGGCGTGTTTATCCGCATGCCGGGCGTCGCGCCGCTCAATCGCTGCATCCGCGTCAGCGTCGGACCGGAGGCTGAAATGGCGCTCTTCGAGGAAGCGCTGCCGCAGGTCCTGAAGACGCTCGCCTGA
- a CDS encoding pilus assembly protein PilZ, protein MTMLRATHLATVKSAVYDLRWEEFHVKRPARIVAVRPCLTGVSMRSAEIIDISQGGATFIVSTTAGLPKHYYLNILGLAYRIGCAEVYRHKERIGVRFINLLDPEVLRRVVRADFLVGNMEAIDARRAPMFRETRLAASPV, encoded by the coding sequence ATGACTATGCTCCGCGCCACACACCTTGCGACGGTCAAATCCGCCGTTTACGACCTGCGCTGGGAAGAGTTCCACGTCAAGCGCCCGGCCCGCATCGTCGCCGTGCGGCCGTGCCTCACCGGCGTGTCGATGCGAAGCGCCGAGATCATCGACATATCGCAGGGCGGTGCGACGTTCATCGTCTCGACAACCGCCGGTCTGCCGAAACATTATTATCTGAACATCCTCGGCCTGGCTTATCGCATCGGTTGCGCCGAGGTCTACCGCCATAAGGAACGCATCGGGGTAAGGTTCATCAACCTCCTGGATCCAGAGGTTCTGCGACGCGTCGTCCGCGCCGATTTCCTTGTCGGCAATATGGAAGCGATCGACGCCAGGCGTGCACCGATGTTCCGCGAGACGAGGCTTGCCGCCAGCCCGGTATAA
- a CDS encoding host attachment family protein, which produces MTDVRIPGKSWIVVCNGAKALIMQNAGDAQLMNLKVLETLTQPNEPDRELGADKPGRSHAADGLSRSAVEETSWQEQAEAQFLKHVAERMDELTQAKDARRIVLIAPPKALGTLRPALSAETQAAISAELAKDYTNLPIDEIERHLAA; this is translated from the coding sequence ATGACCGACGTCAGAATCCCCGGAAAATCATGGATCGTAGTCTGCAATGGAGCCAAGGCCCTGATCATGCAGAACGCCGGCGATGCCCAGCTGATGAACCTGAAGGTGTTGGAAACCCTGACGCAGCCGAACGAGCCCGATCGCGAACTCGGCGCCGACAAGCCCGGCCGCAGCCATGCCGCAGACGGATTGAGCCGCAGCGCTGTCGAAGAGACCAGCTGGCAGGAGCAGGCCGAAGCGCAATTTCTGAAACATGTGGCGGAGCGAATGGACGAGCTGACGCAGGCAAAGGATGCGCGTCGTATCGTCCTCATCGCACCGCCGAAGGCGCTCGGCACCTTGCGGCCGGCGCTGAGCGCCGAGACGCAGGCAGCGATATCGGCGGAATTGGCGAAAGACTATACCAATCTGCCGATCGACGAGATCGAGCGGCATCTCGCAGCGTGA